The proteins below come from a single Sphingomicrobium sediminis genomic window:
- a CDS encoding ATPase, translating to MPQLAQIAEIYASQIFWLTVFFGAILVFIGYGMVPKIQKTVDLRDEKIAADLREAEAAQAAADKLEEDYREQLDAARGEAGKATAQAKATAAKKTEASLKRAEKSIDKKLDTAAAELSAQREAALAELEGLAAEATQAMALKVAGLKVDKKTATAAVKKELADG from the coding sequence ATGCCGCAACTCGCGCAAATCGCGGAAATCTACGCCTCGCAGATCTTCTGGCTGACGGTCTTCTTTGGCGCCATCCTGGTCTTCATCGGCTATGGCATGGTGCCCAAGATCCAGAAGACGGTGGATCTGCGTGACGAGAAGATCGCAGCCGACCTTCGGGAAGCCGAGGCAGCGCAGGCCGCTGCCGACAAGCTGGAAGAGGATTATCGCGAGCAGCTCGACGCGGCGCGTGGCGAGGCCGGCAAGGCCACCGCGCAGGCCAAGGCGACTGCAGCGAAGAAGACCGAAGCCAGCCTGAAGCGTGCCGAAAAGTCGATCGACAAGAAGCTCGACACCGCAGCCGCCGAGCTGTCGGCACAGCGCGAAGCTGCGCTGGCCGAACTCGAAGGCCTTGCCGCCGAAGCCACGCAGGCGATGGCGCTCAAGGTTGCCGGCCTCAAGGTCGACAAGAAAACCGCAACTGCTGCGGTGAAGAAGGAATTGGCCGATGGCTGA
- the radC gene encoding RadC family protein, with protein MNDATPLDAKGHRDRLRQRFLEEGETALLDHELVEYLLTLANRRGDTKATAKRLIAQFGGYAELLEAEVGTMRAEGLTEPQIGALKIAQATARRLLETRTEGRDALSSWQAVTDYLSAKMAWRGTEEVRVLFLDTKNRLIANEAMWNGTIDESAVHVREVIARALALRASAIIIAHNHPSGDATPSRADIRITREIADAGRPLKIRLHDHIIIGTGGTVSLRAEGHL; from the coding sequence ATGAACGATGCGACGCCTCTCGACGCCAAGGGCCATCGCGACCGCCTGCGCCAACGCTTCCTCGAAGAAGGCGAGACGGCATTGCTCGATCACGAGCTGGTCGAATATCTCCTCACCCTCGCCAATCGCCGCGGCGACACCAAGGCGACCGCCAAAAGATTGATCGCCCAATTTGGCGGCTATGCCGAATTGCTGGAGGCCGAAGTCGGCACGATGCGCGCCGAAGGTCTTACCGAGCCCCAGATCGGCGCCCTCAAGATCGCGCAGGCGACCGCACGCCGCCTTTTGGAGACCCGCACTGAGGGCCGCGATGCACTGTCGAGCTGGCAGGCGGTCACCGACTATCTGTCGGCCAAGATGGCTTGGCGCGGCACCGAGGAAGTGCGCGTCCTCTTTCTCGACACCAAGAATCGCCTGATCGCCAACGAAGCCATGTGGAACGGTACGATCGACGAAAGCGCGGTCCATGTCCGCGAAGTCATCGCCCGCGCGCTCGCCCTCAGGGCTTCGGCCATCATCATCGCGCACAACCACCCCTCGGGCGACGCCACTCCCAGCCGCGCCGACATCCGCATCACCCGCGAAATCGCCGATGCGGGCCGCCCCCTCAAGATCCGCCTTCACGATCACATCATTATCGGCACCGGCGGCACCGTAAGCCTGCGCGCGGAAGGTCACCTTTAG
- the purB gene encoding adenylosuccinate lyase: MVPRYARPEMTAIWSTENRYRIWWAIEVFAAEAMGEIGMIDADDAKTIRKAYDDNVLGEIDVPAIDAIEAVTKHDVIAFLTWAGEKLGPERRWLHQGMTSSDVLDTSLAVQLTQSADLLIKGLEELLDVLKRRAHEHKLTPTMGRSHGIHAEPTSFGLKLAQAYAEFDRGLTRLKHAREEIATCAISGAVGTFANIDPRIEEHVAKELGLQPEPISTQVIPRDRHAEFFATLAVVASSIERLAVEVRHLQRTEVLEAEEYFSPGQKGSSAMPHKRNPVLTENLTGLARMVRAYALPAMENVALWHERDISHSSVERFIGPDACITLDFALARLTGVMDKLVVYPERMQKNLDKMGGLIHSQRVLLALTQKGLTREDSYAIVQRNAMKVWDSDGELKLLNLLKADDEVAAKMSEEELEALFDLDHHLARVDHIFSRVFS, encoded by the coding sequence ATGGTCCCCCGTTACGCCCGTCCCGAAATGACCGCCATCTGGTCGACCGAAAATCGTTACCGCATTTGGTGGGCGATCGAGGTCTTTGCTGCCGAAGCCATGGGCGAAATCGGCATGATCGATGCCGATGACGCGAAGACCATCCGCAAGGCCTATGACGACAATGTATTGGGCGAGATCGACGTGCCGGCCATCGACGCGATCGAGGCAGTCACCAAGCATGACGTCATCGCCTTCCTGACCTGGGCCGGAGAGAAATTGGGGCCCGAGCGCCGCTGGCTGCACCAGGGCATGACTAGCTCCGACGTGCTCGACACCAGCCTGGCGGTCCAGCTCACCCAGTCGGCCGATCTGCTTATCAAGGGTTTGGAAGAACTGCTGGACGTCCTCAAGCGCCGCGCCCACGAGCATAAGCTCACCCCCACCATGGGCCGCAGCCACGGCATCCATGCCGAACCGACCAGCTTCGGACTGAAGCTCGCGCAGGCCTATGCCGAATTCGACCGCGGCCTCACGCGTCTCAAGCATGCGCGCGAGGAAATTGCGACCTGCGCCATTTCGGGCGCGGTCGGCACCTTCGCCAATATCGATCCCCGCATCGAAGAGCATGTCGCGAAGGAATTGGGCCTCCAGCCCGAGCCGATCTCGACGCAGGTCATCCCGCGCGACCGCCACGCCGAATTTTTCGCAACGCTTGCCGTCGTCGCCAGCTCGATCGAGCGCCTAGCTGTCGAGGTTCGCCATCTCCAGCGCACCGAAGTACTCGAGGCCGAGGAATATTTCTCGCCGGGCCAGAAGGGCTCGTCGGCCATGCCGCACAAGCGCAACCCGGTACTCACCGAAAACCTCACCGGCCTTGCCCGTATGGTCCGCGCCTATGCGCTGCCGGCGATGGAAAATGTCGCTCTCTGGCACGAGCGCGACATCTCGCACTCGTCGGTCGAGCGCTTCATCGGCCCCGATGCCTGCATCACGTTGGACTTCGCGCTTGCCCGCCTGACCGGCGTCATGGACAAGCTCGTTGTCTATCCCGAGCGGATGCAAAAGAATCTCGACAAGATGGGCGGCCTCATTCACTCGCAGCGTGTCCTCCTCGCGCTGACGCAGAAAGGGCTGACGCGCGAGGACAGCTATGCCATCGTCCAGCGCAATGCGATGAAGGTCTGGGACAGCGACGGCGAGCTGAAGCTGCTCAACCTGTTGAAGGCGGATGATGAAGTCGCCGCCAAGATGAGCGAGGAAGAATTGGAAGCCCTGTTCGATCTCGACCATCACCTCGCGCGCGTCGATCATATTTTCAGCCGGGTTTTCTCCTGA
- a CDS encoding AtpZ/AtpI family protein: protein MVAENEPGQDASKLPEDARIDSLEERLRRAQAKEAERTGANRKKPDKNEAAGSRVLSYLLGGLFGGTLVGYAMDRIFDTGGLLLIVGLVLGIVGGFWSIVKFSSGTMSGGSERDES, encoded by the coding sequence ATGGTGGCTGAAAACGAACCCGGACAGGACGCGTCGAAACTTCCCGAGGATGCGCGCATCGATTCGCTCGAAGAGCGATTGCGGCGAGCGCAGGCAAAGGAAGCGGAACGGACCGGAGCGAACCGCAAAAAGCCCGACAAGAACGAGGCTGCGGGATCGCGGGTCCTTTCCTATCTTCTGGGCGGCCTGTTTGGCGGCACTTTGGTCGGATATGCGATGGACCGCATCTTCGATACAGGGGGCCTGCTCCTGATCGTCGGCCTGGTCCTCGGGATCGTCGGCGGGTTCTGGAGCATCGTGAAATTTTCGTCCGGCACCATGTCGGGCGGCAGTGAACGGGACGAGAGCTAA
- a CDS encoding biliverdin-producing heme oxygenase: MDHAGTAASWSDWPAAKRSDAIRTDLENLGLPMPDPVEVPAFGGEAEIFGMLYVLEGSRLGGKVQSRLIANDAPSAFLLHSSPLPWKKFISLLEQKLASPVDCALAQRAANDAFGCFAAAARRFLGA; the protein is encoded by the coding sequence ATGGACCATGCCGGCACCGCCGCAAGCTGGAGCGATTGGCCCGCAGCAAAACGCAGCGATGCCATCCGCACTGATCTCGAAAATCTCGGGCTCCCGATGCCCGATCCGGTCGAGGTTCCGGCCTTTGGCGGCGAAGCCGAAATCTTCGGCATGCTCTATGTGCTCGAAGGCTCGCGCCTCGGCGGCAAAGTGCAGTCGCGCCTCATCGCCAATGACGCGCCGAGCGCCTTCCTCTTGCACTCAAGCCCGCTTCCGTGGAAAAAATTCATTTCGTTACTTGAACAAAAACTGGCCAGCCCCGTTGACTGCGCTCTGGCGCAGCGGGCCGCGAACGATGCATTCGGCTGCTTCGCCGCAGCTGCCAGGCGTTTTTTGGGGGCATGA
- the paaG gene encoding 2-(1,2-epoxy-1,2-dihydrophenyl)acetyl-CoA isomerase PaaG: MTVEKTILIERDDHVATLTLNRPDRLNSFTAAMHRELAAAIREVDDARVIILTGAGRGFCAGQDLNDRKVAPGEKVDLGETVEESWNPLIRTLKSIPQPVLCAVNGVAAGAGANIALACDLTFAARSARFIQSFSALGLIPDSGGSWHLPRLVGQQRALGLALTGEPIDAEMAEEWGLIWKVLDDDLLMEEVRATAHKLASLPPLGLAAIKKMIRSSWQRSLDEELDLQRDEMRRLGFTEDYAEGVAAFLEKRKATFKGR, from the coding sequence ATGACCGTCGAGAAGACCATCCTCATCGAGCGCGACGATCATGTCGCGACGCTCACCCTCAACCGGCCCGACCGGCTGAACAGTTTCACCGCGGCGATGCATCGCGAGCTTGCTGCCGCGATCCGCGAGGTCGACGATGCGCGCGTCATCATTCTTACCGGCGCGGGGCGGGGTTTCTGTGCGGGGCAGGACCTCAACGACCGCAAGGTAGCGCCGGGCGAGAAGGTCGACCTCGGCGAGACAGTCGAGGAAAGCTGGAACCCGCTCATCCGCACGTTGAAGAGCATTCCGCAGCCCGTACTCTGCGCCGTCAACGGCGTCGCCGCGGGCGCCGGTGCCAATATTGCGCTTGCGTGCGACCTCACTTTTGCGGCGCGCTCGGCGCGCTTCATCCAGAGCTTTTCCGCGCTCGGCCTGATCCCTGACAGTGGCGGCAGCTGGCACTTGCCGCGCCTCGTCGGGCAGCAACGCGCGCTGGGTCTCGCCCTCACCGGCGAACCCATCGACGCGGAAATGGCCGAAGAATGGGGCCTCATCTGGAAGGTGCTCGACGATGACCTCCTGATGGAGGAAGTTCGCGCCACCGCGCATAAGCTGGCCAGCCTGCCCCCACTCGGCCTCGCCGCGATCAAGAAGATGATCCGCTCAAGCTGGCAGCGCAGCCTCGATGAAGAACTCGACCTGCAGCGCGACGAGATGCGCCGCCTCGGTTTCACCGAAGATTATGCCGAGGGCGTCGCTGCCTTCCTCGAAAAGCGCAAGGCAACCTTCAAGGGCCGCTAG
- the paaZ gene encoding phenylacetic acid degradation bifunctional protein PaaZ, protein MKTLELMNYARDQWIRGDGGLRDIPSAIDGSIVAATGSDGLDFAAMLDHARHVGGPALRKMTFHERAWMLKDLGLAIMARKEELYALNPHSGATRGDGWIDIDGGALTLLSYSSTGRKKLPDAHVLLDGEQEPLAKEPGFVGQHIMTPKQGAAVHINAFNFPVWGMLEKVAPTLLAGMPCIVKPATATSYLAEAAFRIMIETGVLPDGAVQLVVGGVGDMFEHLTGQDVVSFTGSAQTANKLKNHPTVLRESVTFVAEQDSLNASVLGPDAGPDTPEFDLFVSEVVREMTVKAGQKCTAIRRAMVPAQHLDAVEAAMTEKLAAMTIGDPREKETQLGALVSCSQRDDVREKIAELVEGGARIVHGDPDASVGIEGGAFITPTLLRADEPWAADAVHDVEAFGPVATIMPYSDLDDAIALANRGMGSLALSMFSNDAQAAATFVRGAAAFHGRMLVINRDNAKLSTGHGSPLPVLVHGGPGRAGGSEEMGGVRGLHHYMQRTAIQSTPAMIAAISGQYVAGAPKTKSDVHPFRLKMNEMELGQTFFSDTREVTIEDIEHFAYFTGDTFYAHMDEEAAKASPIFEGRVAHGYLILSFAAGLFVDPDPGPVLANTGLEDLKFLTPLYPGDTMRVELTVKSKSIKSDETGVVKWAVEIFNQDDEPVATYTLLTENTP, encoded by the coding sequence ATGAAGACGCTCGAACTGATGAACTATGCCCGCGACCAGTGGATTCGCGGCGACGGCGGGCTGCGCGATATTCCCAGCGCCATCGACGGCAGCATCGTCGCCGCAACCGGTTCGGACGGGCTCGATTTTGCAGCGATGCTCGATCATGCGCGCCATGTCGGTGGCCCCGCGCTCCGCAAGATGACCTTCCACGAGCGCGCTTGGATGCTCAAGGATCTCGGCCTCGCCATCATGGCGCGCAAGGAAGAGCTCTATGCGCTCAATCCGCATTCGGGCGCGACGCGCGGCGATGGCTGGATCGATATCGATGGCGGCGCGCTGACTCTGCTCAGCTACTCCTCCACCGGCCGCAAGAAACTGCCCGACGCGCATGTCCTGCTCGACGGCGAGCAGGAGCCGCTGGCCAAGGAGCCCGGCTTCGTCGGCCAGCACATCATGACGCCAAAGCAGGGCGCGGCGGTGCATATCAACGCCTTCAACTTCCCCGTCTGGGGCATGCTGGAGAAAGTCGCGCCGACCCTGCTTGCGGGCATGCCCTGCATCGTCAAACCCGCGACGGCGACCAGCTATCTCGCCGAGGCCGCCTTCCGCATCATGATCGAGACGGGCGTGCTGCCCGATGGCGCGGTGCAGCTGGTCGTCGGCGGGGTCGGCGACATGTTCGAGCATCTGACCGGCCAGGACGTCGTCAGCTTCACCGGATCGGCGCAGACCGCCAACAAGCTCAAAAATCACCCGACCGTGCTGCGCGAGAGCGTCACCTTCGTCGCCGAGCAAGACAGCTTGAACGCGTCCGTCCTCGGACCCGATGCCGGTCCCGACACGCCCGAATTCGACCTGTTCGTGAGTGAGGTGGTGCGCGAAATGACCGTCAAGGCGGGCCAGAAATGCACCGCCATCCGCCGCGCGATGGTTCCGGCGCAGCATCTCGATGCGGTCGAGGCCGCGATGACCGAAAAGCTCGCCGCCATGACCATCGGCGACCCGCGCGAGAAAGAGACACAGCTAGGCGCGCTCGTCAGTTGTTCGCAGCGCGACGATGTCCGCGAGAAGATCGCCGAACTGGTCGAAGGCGGCGCGCGCATCGTCCATGGCGACCCGGATGCTTCGGTGGGGATCGAGGGCGGTGCCTTCATCACCCCTACCCTCCTGCGCGCCGACGAGCCCTGGGCTGCCGATGCGGTACACGATGTCGAAGCCTTCGGGCCGGTCGCCACCATCATGCCGTACAGCGACTTGGACGACGCCATCGCGCTCGCCAATCGCGGCATGGGCAGCCTTGCCCTCTCTATGTTCTCGAACGACGCGCAAGCTGCCGCCACCTTCGTGCGCGGCGCGGCGGCCTTCCATGGCCGCATGCTCGTCATCAACCGCGACAATGCCAAGCTATCCACCGGCCACGGCTCGCCCCTTCCCGTGCTCGTCCATGGCGGCCCCGGCCGCGCCGGCGGCAGCGAGGAAATGGGCGGCGTACGCGGGCTGCATCACTACATGCAGCGCACCGCCATCCAGTCGACCCCCGCCATGATCGCGGCGATCAGCGGCCAATATGTCGCCGGCGCGCCCAAGACGAAGAGCGATGTCCACCCCTTCCGCCTCAAGATGAACGAGATGGAATTGGGCCAGACCTTCTTCAGCGACACGCGCGAAGTCACGATCGAGGATATCGAGCATTTCGCCTATTTCACCGGCGACACCTTCTACGCCCATATGGACGAGGAGGCCGCCAAGGCCTCGCCCATCTTCGAAGGCCGCGTCGCGCACGGCTATCTCATCCTGAGCTTCGCCGCGGGCCTCTTCGTCGATCCCGATCCGGGGCCCGTCCTTGCTAACACCGGGCTTGAGGACCTCAAATTCCTCACCCCGCTCTATCCGGGCGACACGATGCGGGTCGAACTCACCGTCAAATCCAAGTCGATCAAGTCGGACGAAACCGGCGTGGTCAAATGGGCGGTCGAGATTTTCAACCAGGACGACGAACCGGTCGCGACCTACACTCTACTGACGGAGAACACCCCCTGA
- the paaB gene encoding 1,2-phenylacetyl-CoA epoxidase subunit PaaB: MSDWPLWEVFVRAKGGLSHRHVGSVHAPDKDMALNHARDTYTRRMEGVSLWVVKSSDIVASDPDTSGQTFEPAQDKVYRHPTFYEIPDEVKHI; the protein is encoded by the coding sequence ATGTCAGACTGGCCGCTTTGGGAAGTCTTCGTCCGCGCGAAGGGAGGCTTGTCGCACCGTCATGTCGGCAGCGTGCACGCCCCTGACAAGGACATGGCGCTCAACCATGCGCGCGATACCTATACCCGCCGGATGGAAGGCGTGTCGCTCTGGGTGGTGAAGTCCTCGGACATCGTTGCCAGCGATCCGGATACGAGCGGCCAGACCTTCGAACCCGCGCAGGACAAAGTTTATCGCCATCCGACTTTCTACGAGATCCCCGACGAGGTGAAACATATCTGA
- a CDS encoding F0F1 ATP synthase subunit C → MDAEAAKLLGAGLAAIGVGMAALGVGNVFGSFLESALRNPAAADGQQGRLFIGFAAAELLGLLAFVVAMILLFVA, encoded by the coding sequence ATGGACGCAGAAGCCGCAAAGCTGCTTGGTGCCGGTCTCGCCGCGATTGGCGTCGGCATGGCCGCCCTCGGTGTGGGTAACGTTTTCGGTTCCTTCCTCGAGAGCGCGCTGCGCAACCCGGCCGCCGCTGACGGCCAGCAGGGTCGCCTGTTCATCGGCTTCGCCGCTGCCGAACTTCTCGGCCTGCTGGCGTTCGTCGTCGCGATGATCCTGCTCTTCGTCGCGTAA
- the paaA gene encoding 1,2-phenylacetyl-CoA epoxidase subunit PaaA codes for MYTTELDKQKEPPKGAKVTAIGEAEPQELIDAFEARVAADEFIEPKDWMPEAYRKTLVRQISQHAHSEIVGMLPEGNWITRAPSLRRKAILLAKVQDEAGHGLYLYCAAETLGTSREEMIEALHSGKAKYSTIFNYPTLTWADIAAIGWLVDGAAIMNQVPLQRTSYGPYARAMVRVCKEESFHQRQGYEAMLALTNGTEEQKRMAQDALNRWWWPSLMMFGPPDDKSPNTERSMRWRIKRETNDELRQKFVDITVPQAEFAGLTVPDPDLAWNEDKNGYDFGEVDWEEFYAVVRGEGPVAKERMKARREAWESQAWVRAAADAHQAKRAAKQVA; via the coding sequence ATGTATACGACTGAACTCGACAAGCAGAAAGAGCCGCCGAAGGGCGCCAAAGTCACCGCGATCGGCGAGGCCGAGCCGCAGGAGCTGATCGACGCCTTCGAAGCGCGGGTCGCAGCCGACGAGTTCATCGAGCCCAAGGACTGGATGCCCGAGGCCTATCGCAAGACGCTGGTGCGGCAGATTTCGCAGCATGCGCATAGCGAGATCGTGGGTATGCTGCCCGAGGGCAACTGGATCACCCGCGCGCCTTCGCTGCGCCGCAAGGCGATTCTGCTTGCCAAGGTGCAGGACGAAGCGGGGCATGGCCTCTATCTCTATTGCGCTGCCGAGACGCTGGGCACGAGCCGCGAGGAGATGATCGAGGCGCTGCATTCGGGCAAGGCGAAGTATAGCACCATCTTCAATTATCCGACGCTCACCTGGGCCGACATTGCCGCGATCGGCTGGCTGGTCGACGGGGCGGCGATCATGAACCAGGTGCCGCTGCAGCGCACCAGCTACGGCCCCTATGCCCGCGCCATGGTGCGCGTGTGCAAGGAAGAAAGCTTCCACCAGCGACAGGGCTATGAGGCGATGCTGGCGCTGACCAACGGCACCGAAGAGCAGAAGCGCATGGCGCAGGACGCGCTCAACCGCTGGTGGTGGCCGAGCCTGATGATGTTCGGCCCGCCCGACGACAAGTCGCCCAATACCGAGCGCTCGATGCGCTGGCGGATCAAGCGCGAGACCAATGACGAGCTTCGCCAGAAATTCGTCGACATTACCGTGCCGCAGGCCGAATTTGCCGGACTCACCGTTCCCGATCCCGACCTTGCATGGAACGAGGACAAGAATGGCTATGATTTCGGCGAGGTGGACTGGGAAGAATTTTACGCCGTCGTCCGCGGCGAGGGACCGGTCGCCAAGGAGCGCATGAAGGCTCGCCGCGAGGCGTGGGAAAGCCAAGCTTGGGTTCGCGCAGCGGCCGATGCTCACCAGGCCAAGCGCGCCGCGAAACAGGTCGCCTAG
- a CDS encoding F0F1 ATP synthase subunit A, producing the protein MYQFEVHPLFGEGWEIAGYQIPFTNSAAWMAATLIALGIFMWGGMKRDLVPGRWQMAVEGFTGFITDMIDTNIGKEGRKFVPYVFALFMFILFANLLGLLPTAIFGVHAFTVTSHITITGVLAVVSFLLVLIVGFFKHGLHFFSLFVPHGTPKVMVPLIFLIELFSFMFRPISLGLRLFVAMTAGHILLKVLAGFVINGTAGGIATLAIVSVPSFVLMIGISMLEILVAGIQAYVFALLTSLYLNDAINLH; encoded by the coding sequence ATGTACCAGTTCGAAGTGCACCCGCTCTTCGGCGAAGGCTGGGAAATCGCCGGTTACCAGATTCCCTTTACCAACAGCGCAGCCTGGATGGCGGCGACGTTGATCGCGCTCGGCATTTTCATGTGGGGCGGAATGAAGCGCGACCTGGTTCCGGGTCGCTGGCAGATGGCCGTCGAAGGCTTCACCGGCTTCATCACCGACATGATCGACACGAATATCGGCAAGGAAGGACGCAAGTTCGTCCCCTACGTGTTCGCGCTCTTCATGTTCATCCTGTTCGCCAACCTGCTGGGCCTCTTGCCCACCGCGATTTTCGGCGTGCACGCCTTTACTGTGACCAGCCACATCACGATCACCGGCGTCCTCGCCGTCGTGAGCTTCCTGCTGGTTCTCATCGTCGGCTTTTTCAAGCACGGCCTGCACTTCTTCAGCCTTTTCGTGCCGCACGGCACGCCCAAGGTGATGGTGCCGCTCATTTTCCTGATCGAGCTGTTCAGCTTCATGTTCCGCCCGATCAGCCTCGGCCTGCGTCTCTTCGTCGCGATGACCGCCGGGCACATCCTTCTCAAGGTGCTTGCCGGCTTCGTCATCAACGGGACCGCCGGCGGGATCGCTACGCTCGCCATCGTCTCGGTGCCCAGCTTCGTGCTGATGATCGGCATCTCGATGCTCGAGATCCTGGTCGCAGGCATCCAGGCCTACGTTTTCGCCCTGCTCACGTCGCTGTATCTCAACGACGCGATCAACCTTCACTAA
- a CDS encoding DUF4163 domain-containing protein → MVRAISAPRRVLLPIIGMAAFGLMACQDASETDGTQDPPSATMTDPPAPEAMQEQATAVRIEVEDDLVDYTYAWSAEAAAIPAIDTSFREQSDTALAELRRMAEDEAKFRSENGMEFGGLFGSTEWETAGQSERLLSLAGETAAYTGGAHPNSGAIALLWDREANDEITIRTLFGSDRSRDGALRDGFCEKLKAEQMDRRGVELEGSFGQCPGLEQIIIAPKDGDGDGLFERILMTASPYVAGPYAEGSYEIELPVDAAIRNAIAEPFRASFAAD, encoded by the coding sequence ATGGTACGAGCAATTTCCGCGCCGCGTCGTGTGCTGCTGCCGATCATCGGCATGGCGGCATTCGGCCTCATGGCGTGCCAGGACGCTTCCGAGACCGATGGCACGCAGGACCCGCCGAGCGCGACCATGACCGATCCCCCTGCCCCCGAAGCGATGCAGGAACAGGCCACCGCGGTGCGCATCGAGGTCGAGGACGATCTCGTCGACTATACCTATGCCTGGTCCGCCGAGGCCGCCGCGATTCCCGCCATCGACACGTCGTTCCGCGAACAAAGCGACACGGCACTCGCCGAGTTACGCCGGATGGCCGAGGACGAGGCCAAATTCCGCAGCGAAAACGGCATGGAGTTTGGCGGCCTGTTCGGTTCGACCGAATGGGAAACTGCGGGCCAGAGCGAACGCTTGCTCAGCCTGGCGGGCGAGACTGCAGCCTATACGGGCGGCGCGCACCCCAATTCGGGCGCTATCGCCCTGCTGTGGGATCGCGAGGCGAATGACGAAATCACCATCCGCACCCTGTTCGGCAGCGATCGCAGCCGCGACGGCGCATTGCGCGACGGCTTTTGCGAAAAGCTCAAGGCCGAGCAAATGGACCGGCGCGGCGTCGAGCTGGAGGGCAGTTTCGGCCAGTGCCCCGGCCTCGAGCAGATTATCATCGCACCCAAGGATGGCGACGGCGACGGCCTGTTCGAGCGCATCCTCATGACCGCCAGCCCCTATGTCGCAGGCCCCTATGCCGAGGGCAGTTACGAGATCGAACTGCCGGTCGATGCCGCCATCCGCAATGCGATCGCCGAGCCCTTTCGCGCAAGCTTCGCTGCCGACTAG